A genome region from Bacteroides stercoris ATCC 43183 includes the following:
- a CDS encoding glycerophosphodiester phosphodiesterase family protein: MKRFILLFIISLLSSHFFAQNHAEKIRSQLLSRSTDNVLVIAHRGDWRNFPENSLEGIENAIQMGVDIVELDVQRTKDGVLILMHDETLNRTTTGKGKVSEATMDYLSNLHLRNGCAIRTKHKIPTLEKALLLAKGKIMINLDKADRYFGEVYSLLKKTGTTAQIIMKGGKSVDEVKKQYGKYLHDIIYMPIVNLDKPDAKQQIEQFCNEINPVAFELLFATDGNTLPQEISSYLKGKSLIWYNTLWDTMAGGHDDDLSLSNPDAGYGHLINQLGARLIQTDRPAYLLDYLRKRNLHH, from the coding sequence ATGAAAAGATTCATTTTATTATTTATCATATCACTTCTATCTTCTCATTTCTTTGCGCAAAATCATGCAGAAAAAATACGCAGCCAGCTATTATCACGTTCTACAGACAACGTGTTAGTAATAGCCCACAGAGGAGATTGGCGCAATTTTCCAGAAAACTCTTTAGAAGGCATTGAAAATGCCATACAAATGGGAGTCGACATCGTAGAGTTAGATGTACAGCGAACCAAAGATGGCGTGCTTATACTTATGCATGACGAAACACTCAATCGGACAACAACCGGCAAAGGAAAAGTATCGGAAGCAACAATGGATTATCTGTCAAACTTACATCTCCGAAACGGCTGTGCCATCCGAACGAAACATAAAATTCCAACTTTGGAAAAAGCTCTGTTGTTAGCCAAAGGAAAAATTATGATCAATTTAGACAAGGCAGATCGTTACTTCGGAGAAGTGTATTCTTTACTAAAAAAGACAGGTACCACAGCGCAAATTATCATGAAAGGGGGAAAATCAGTAGATGAAGTAAAAAAACAGTATGGAAAGTACCTTCACGATATCATTTACATGCCAATTGTAAACCTTGACAAACCTGATGCAAAGCAGCAAATAGAACAGTTTTGCAACGAAATCAACCCGGTAGCCTTCGAACTTTTGTTTGCAACAGACGGCAATACCTTGCCACAGGAAATCTCCTCCTACCTCAAAGGAAAATCCCTGATTTGGTATAATACACTTTGGGACACAATGGCCGGCGGGCATGATGACGACCTTTCACTATCCAATCCAGATGCAGGCTATGGACATTTGATAAATCAATTAGGAGCACGCCTCATTCAGACCGATCGTCCGGCCTATTTGTTAGATTATCTGCGAAAACGGAATTTACATCATTAA